A region of Bacillus cabrialesii DNA encodes the following proteins:
- a CDS encoding DUF503 domain-containing protein, whose protein sequence is MIGFAECECIIYDAGSLKEKRAVLKRILTRVQNKFNVSISEIGYQDTWQRTSFGIAAVSSSRVQTEKELQRVLAFIDSFPEIERTITRTEWF, encoded by the coding sequence GTGATCGGATTTGCGGAGTGTGAATGCATCATTTATGACGCAGGATCGCTAAAAGAAAAGCGTGCCGTTCTGAAGCGGATCTTAACCAGAGTTCAAAACAAGTTCAATGTTTCGATTTCGGAGATTGGCTATCAGGACACTTGGCAAAGAACCAGCTTTGGAATCGCCGCTGTTTCTTCCTCTCGCGTTCAAACAGAAAAAGAACTGCAGCGCGTTCTGGCGTTTATCGATTCTTTTCCTGAAATTGAACGGACGATCACTAGAACAGAGTGGTTTTAA
- the rbfA gene encoding 30S ribosome-binding factor RbfA, which translates to MSMRANRVGEQMKKELGDIISRKLKDPRIGFLTVTDVRVSGDLQIAKVYISVLGDEKKREEALKGLAKAKGFIRSEIGSRIRLRKTPEIEFEFDESIDYGNRIETLIHELHSEKPSE; encoded by the coding sequence TTGAGTATGAGAGCAAACCGTGTCGGCGAGCAAATGAAAAAAGAACTCGGTGATATTATCAGCCGCAAGCTGAAAGATCCGAGAATTGGTTTTCTGACAGTAACGGATGTACGTGTATCAGGTGATTTGCAAATTGCAAAGGTGTATATCTCGGTACTCGGTGACGAGAAAAAACGGGAGGAAGCGCTGAAAGGGCTGGCGAAAGCGAAAGGATTTATCCGATCCGAAATCGGCAGCCGCATCAGACTTCGAAAAACGCCTGAAATTGAATTTGAGTTCGATGAATCAATCGATTACGGAAATCGTATCGAAACACTGATTCACGAATTACATTCAGAGAAACCATCTGAATAA
- the truB gene encoding tRNA pseudouridine(55) synthase TruB, whose amino-acid sequence MVNGVLLLHKPVGMTSHDCVMKIRKLLKTKKVGHTGTLDPEVSGVLPICVGRATKIVEYLTEKSKTYDAEITLGFSTTTEDQTGETVETKPVNQDIDKAAVEKVLNSLVGKQEQIPPMYSAVKVNGKKLYEYARAGIEVERPKRMITIEDIALTTEIKHHGETASFRFTVTCSKGTYVRTLAVMIGEKLGYPAHMSHLIRTASGDFSLDECFTFEELDAQVQSGTVGEHTVPIERALNHLPKWIISDTLAKKVENGALLETPEQFSEMTSEDRIAVFTESGSCLAIYFPHPSKKGLLKPAKVLMQKSEQ is encoded by the coding sequence ATGGTTAACGGAGTTCTCCTTTTACATAAACCAGTTGGCATGACATCGCATGACTGTGTCATGAAGATCCGAAAACTGTTAAAAACAAAAAAAGTAGGACATACGGGAACGCTTGATCCAGAAGTATCAGGCGTGCTTCCGATTTGTGTGGGAAGAGCGACAAAAATTGTCGAATACTTAACTGAAAAGTCTAAAACGTATGATGCGGAAATAACGCTTGGCTTTTCAACGACAACAGAGGATCAAACCGGCGAAACGGTTGAAACAAAGCCTGTCAATCAAGACATTGATAAAGCGGCAGTAGAAAAGGTGTTAAACAGTTTAGTGGGTAAACAAGAACAAATTCCGCCCATGTATTCAGCTGTAAAAGTAAACGGCAAAAAGTTATACGAATACGCAAGAGCAGGGATTGAAGTAGAACGTCCGAAACGGATGATTACCATCGAAGACATTGCACTGACGACAGAGATTAAACATCATGGAGAAACCGCGAGCTTCCGGTTTACAGTGACATGCTCCAAAGGGACCTACGTAAGAACACTTGCCGTCATGATTGGAGAAAAGCTCGGATATCCGGCCCATATGTCTCATTTAATCCGTACGGCGTCCGGAGATTTTTCTCTAGACGAATGCTTTACCTTTGAAGAACTGGATGCACAGGTTCAGTCCGGAACAGTGGGGGAGCATACAGTTCCTATTGAACGCGCGCTCAATCATTTGCCGAAATGGATCATAAGTGATACATTAGCTAAGAAAGTAGAAAATGGGGCTTTGCTTGAGACGCCCGAGCAGTTTTCTGAAATGACAAGTGAAGACCGTATTGCCGTCTTTACTGAATCCGGAAGCTGTTTGGCGATTTATTTTCCCCATCCTTCAAAAAAAGGGCTGTTAAAGCCGGCAAAAGTATTGATGCAAAAAAGCGAACAATAG
- the ribF gene encoding bifunctional riboflavin kinase/FAD synthetase: MKTIHITHPHHLIKEEQAKSVMALGYFDGVHLGHQKVIGTAKQIAEEKGLTLAVMTFHPHPSHVLGRDQEPKDLITPLEDKINQIEQLGTEILYVVTFNEVFASLSPKQFADQYIIGLNVQHAVAGFDFTYGKYGRGTMETMPHDLDGKAECTMVEKLTEQDKKISSSYIRTALQNGDVELASVLLGQPYFIKGIVIHGDKRGRTIGFPTANVGLNNSYIVPPTGVYAVKAEVNGEVYNGVCNIGYKPTFYEKRPEQPSIEVNLFDFDQEVYGAAIKIEWYKRIRSERKFNGIKELTEQIEKDKQEAIRYFSNLRK, from the coding sequence GTGAAGACGATACATATTACACATCCGCATCATTTAATTAAAGAGGAGCAGGCAAAGTCTGTGATGGCGTTAGGGTATTTTGACGGCGTTCATCTTGGACATCAAAAGGTAATCGGCACAGCGAAGCAAATAGCCGAAGAAAAGGGCCTGACTTTAGCTGTAATGACCTTTCATCCTCATCCTTCTCATGTATTGGGCAGGGATCAGGAGCCAAAGGATCTGATTACGCCTCTGGAAGACAAAATAAATCAAATTGAACAATTAGGCACAGAGATTCTGTACGTCGTTACATTTAATGAGGTATTTGCTTCTCTTTCTCCTAAGCAGTTTGCAGACCAGTATATTATCGGCCTTAATGTACAGCACGCAGTGGCGGGCTTTGATTTTACGTACGGCAAATACGGCAGGGGAACAATGGAAACCATGCCGCATGACTTAGACGGAAAAGCTGAATGCACAATGGTAGAAAAATTAACGGAGCAGGATAAAAAAATCAGCTCCTCGTATATCCGTACCGCGCTTCAAAACGGAGACGTTGAATTGGCGAGTGTCTTGCTCGGACAGCCTTATTTTATAAAAGGAATTGTCATTCACGGCGATAAAAGAGGGCGGACCATCGGGTTTCCCACAGCAAATGTCGGTTTAAATAACAGCTATATCGTTCCGCCGACGGGTGTATATGCAGTAAAAGCGGAAGTGAACGGTGAAGTCTACAACGGCGTTTGTAATATCGGCTATAAGCCGACGTTTTATGAAAAACGTCCGGAGCAGCCTTCGATCGAGGTCAATCTGTTTGATTTTGATCAGGAGGTATACGGAGCCGCTATAAAAATCGAATGGTATAAACGGATTCGGAGCGAACGGAAATTCAATGGCATCAAAGAATTAACAGAGCAAATTGAGAAAGATAAACAGGAAGCCATCCGTTATTTCAGCAATTTGCGGAAATAA
- the rpsO gene encoding 30S ribosomal protein S15 has protein sequence MAITQERKNQLISEFKTHESDTGSPEVQIAILTDSINNLNEHLRTHKKDHHSRRGLLKMVGKRRNLLTYLRNKDVTRYRELINKLGLRR, from the coding sequence ATGGCAATTACTCAAGAGCGTAAAAACCAACTCATCAGCGAGTTCAAAACACACGAATCTGATACTGGATCTCCAGAAGTTCAGATCGCTATCCTAACTGACTCAATTAACAACTTGAACGAGCATTTACGTACTCACAAGAAAGACCACCACTCACGTCGCGGTCTTCTTAAAATGGTAGGTAAGCGTCGTAATCTTCTTACGTATCTACGTAATAAAGACGTAACTCGTTACCGTGAGTTAATTAACAAACTAGGCTTACGTCGATAA
- the pnp gene encoding polyribonucleotide nucleotidyltransferase: MGQEKHVFTIDWAGRTLTVETGQLAKQANGAVMIRYGDTAVLSTATASKEPKPLDFFPLTVNYEERLYAVGKIPGGFIKREGRPSEKAVLASRLIDRPIRPLFADGFRNEVQVISIVMSVDQDCSSEMAAMFGSSLALSVSDIPFEGPIAGVTVGRIDDQFIINPTVDQLEKSDINLVVAGTKDAINMVEAGADEVPEETMLEAIMFGHEEIKRLIAFQEEIVAAVGKEKSEIALYEIDEELSGKVKALAEEDLLKAIQVHEKHAREDAINEVKNTVVAKFEDEEHDEDTIKQVKQILSKLVKNEVRRLITEEKVRPDGRGVDQIRPLSSEVGLLPRTHGSGLFTRGQTQALSVCTLGALGDVQILDGLGVEESKRFMHHYNFPQFSVGETGPMRGPGRREIGHGALGERALEPVIPSEKDFPYTVRLVSEVLESNGSTSQASICASTLAMMDAGVPIKAPVAGIAMGLVKSGEHYTVLTDIQGMEDALGDMDFKVAGTGKGVTALQMDIKIEGLSREILEEALQQAKKGRMEILNSMLATLSESRKELSRYAPKILTMTINPDKIRDVIGPSGKQINKIIEETGVKIDIEQDGTIFISSTDESSNQKAKKIIEDLVREVEVGQLYLGKVKRIEKFGAFVEIFSGKDGLVHISELALERVGKVEDVVKIGDEILVKVTEIDKQGRVNLSRKAVLREEKEKEEQQS, translated from the coding sequence ATGGGACAAGAAAAACATGTCTTTACCATAGATTGGGCCGGAAGAACGCTTACAGTTGAAACCGGCCAGCTTGCCAAACAGGCAAACGGTGCTGTGATGATCCGCTACGGTGATACGGCAGTACTGAGTACAGCAACCGCTTCAAAAGAACCAAAACCGCTTGATTTCTTCCCGCTCACTGTAAACTATGAGGAAAGATTATATGCGGTAGGGAAAATTCCCGGCGGATTCATTAAAAGAGAAGGACGTCCAAGTGAAAAAGCGGTTCTTGCCAGCCGTTTAATTGATCGTCCGATCCGTCCTTTGTTTGCCGATGGATTCCGTAATGAAGTTCAAGTCATCAGCATTGTCATGAGTGTTGACCAAGACTGCTCTTCTGAGATGGCTGCCATGTTCGGTTCATCTCTTGCCCTTTCTGTATCGGATATTCCGTTTGAAGGACCGATTGCAGGGGTTACCGTCGGACGCATTGATGATCAATTTATCATTAACCCGACAGTCGATCAGCTTGAGAAAAGCGACATCAATCTTGTCGTTGCCGGCACGAAAGATGCCATTAACATGGTAGAAGCGGGAGCGGACGAGGTTCCTGAGGAAACCATGCTTGAAGCGATTATGTTTGGCCATGAAGAGATTAAACGCCTGATTGCATTCCAAGAAGAAATCGTTGCAGCAGTCGGCAAAGAGAAATCAGAAATTGCGCTCTATGAAATTGATGAAGAGCTTAGCGGAAAAGTAAAAGCTTTAGCAGAAGAGGATCTGCTGAAAGCTATCCAAGTTCATGAAAAGCATGCCCGTGAAGATGCCATTAATGAAGTGAAAAACACAGTTGTGGCAAAATTCGAGGATGAAGAGCATGATGAAGACACAATCAAGCAAGTAAAGCAGATTTTATCCAAGCTGGTGAAAAATGAAGTGCGCCGCTTAATTACTGAGGAGAAAGTAAGACCGGACGGCCGCGGTGTCGATCAAATCCGCCCGCTTTCTTCAGAGGTCGGCCTCTTGCCAAGAACGCACGGATCAGGTCTGTTTACAAGGGGACAAACACAGGCCCTCAGCGTATGTACGCTAGGTGCTCTGGGAGATGTGCAAATCCTTGACGGTTTAGGTGTTGAAGAATCAAAACGGTTTATGCATCACTACAACTTCCCGCAATTCAGCGTTGGGGAAACAGGACCGATGCGCGGACCGGGACGCCGTGAAATTGGGCACGGAGCACTGGGTGAGCGTGCGCTTGAGCCAGTTATTCCGTCTGAAAAAGATTTCCCATACACTGTCCGTCTTGTATCAGAAGTGCTCGAATCAAACGGTTCTACGTCTCAAGCAAGTATTTGCGCAAGCACACTTGCAATGATGGATGCCGGTGTACCAATCAAAGCCCCGGTTGCTGGTATTGCGATGGGTCTCGTCAAATCAGGCGAACATTACACTGTTCTGACTGACATCCAAGGCATGGAAGACGCGCTTGGAGACATGGACTTTAAAGTAGCCGGCACGGGAAAAGGCGTAACGGCGCTGCAAATGGACATTAAAATCGAAGGCCTTTCCAGAGAGATTCTTGAAGAAGCGCTTCAGCAGGCGAAAAAAGGAAGAATGGAAATTCTCAACAGCATGCTTGCGACATTAAGCGAATCAAGAAAAGAGCTTTCTCGATATGCGCCTAAGATTTTAACAATGACCATTAATCCTGATAAAATCCGCGATGTCATCGGGCCAAGCGGAAAACAAATCAATAAAATCATCGAAGAAACCGGTGTTAAAATTGATATTGAACAGGACGGCACAATCTTTATTTCTTCAACAGATGAAAGCAGCAACCAAAAAGCGAAAAAAATCATCGAAGACCTTGTCAGAGAGGTTGAAGTCGGCCAGCTTTACCTTGGTAAAGTGAAACGAATCGAAAAATTCGGGGCTTTCGTTGAAATTTTCAGCGGGAAAGACGGTTTGGTGCACATTTCAGAGCTTGCGCTTGAACGCGTAGGAAAAGTTGAAGATGTTGTAAAAATCGGAGACGAGATTCTTGTCAAGGTCACTGAAATTGATAAACAAGGACGAGTCAACCTGTCCCGTAAAGCGGTGCTCCGTGAAGAGAAAGAAAAAGAAGAACAACAATCTTAA
- a CDS encoding polysaccharide deacetylase family protein yields the protein MYKKFVPFAVFLFLFFVSFEMMKNPYAVDYIGAMKKDTVTVTASKDPLYEELLQKAPDYEVKPQNARIDKVWKSIPGYNGLKVNIEQSYKKMKKHGEFRENDLVYSQVRPSVHLESLQPEPIYKGNPDKPMVAFLINVAWGNEYLEKMLPILEKHQVKATFFLEGNWVRNNEQLAKKIAEDGHEIGNHSYNHPDMSKLTTGRISEQLDKTNEQIEETIGVKPKWFAPPSGSFRKAVIDIAAEKQMGTVMWTVDTIDWQKPAPSALQTRVLSKIHNGAMILMHPTDPTAESLEALITKIKDKGYALGTVTELMDETRLLK from the coding sequence ATGTACAAAAAATTTGTACCGTTTGCCGTTTTTCTATTTCTTTTTTTTGTCTCATTTGAGATGATGAAAAATCCGTATGCAGTTGATTATATAGGGGCAATGAAAAAAGATACGGTGACTGTCACGGCGTCCAAAGACCCGTTATATGAAGAATTGCTTCAAAAAGCGCCGGATTACGAGGTTAAGCCCCAAAATGCAAGAATCGATAAAGTGTGGAAAAGCATTCCAGGCTACAATGGATTGAAGGTCAATATTGAACAATCATATAAAAAAATGAAAAAGCACGGCGAGTTTCGAGAAAACGACTTGGTGTACAGCCAAGTAAGACCAAGCGTTCATCTTGAGTCTCTTCAGCCTGAGCCCATTTATAAAGGAAATCCAGACAAACCAATGGTGGCTTTTTTAATTAATGTGGCATGGGGAAATGAGTATTTGGAAAAAATGCTCCCTATTTTAGAAAAGCATCAGGTCAAGGCTACGTTCTTTTTAGAAGGCAATTGGGTGAGAAACAATGAACAGCTCGCTAAGAAGATTGCGGAAGACGGCCATGAAATCGGAAATCATTCATACAATCATCCGGATATGAGCAAACTGACTACAGGAAGAATTTCCGAGCAGCTCGACAAGACAAATGAACAAATAGAAGAAACGATTGGCGTTAAGCCAAAGTGGTTCGCCCCGCCGAGCGGAAGTTTCAGAAAAGCGGTTATCGATATTGCAGCTGAGAAACAAATGGGAACAGTCATGTGGACAGTTGATACGATCGATTGGCAAAAGCCGGCTCCTTCTGCACTTCAAACGCGAGTGTTAAGCAAGATACATAATGGTGCCATGATTTTAATGCATCCGACCGATCCCACGGCGGAAAGTCTTGAAGCGCTGATTACTAAGATAAAAGATAAAGGCTACGCGCTTGGAACAGTCACTGAACTAATGGATGAAACAAGACTGTTGAAGTAA
- a CDS encoding M16 family metallopeptidase, whose protein sequence is MIKRYTCQNGVRVVLENNPTVRSVAIGVWIGTGSRHETPEINGISHFLEHMFFKGTSTRSAREIAESFDRIGGQVNAFTSKEYTCYYAKVLDEHANYALDVLADMFFHSTFDENELKKEKNVVYEEIKMYEDAPDDIVHDLLSKATYGNHSLGYPILGTEETLATFNGDSLRQYMHDYYTPDRVVISVAGNISDSFIKDVEKWFGSYEAKGKATGLEKPEFYTEKLTRKKETEQAHLCLGFKGLEVGHERIYDLIVLNNVLGGSMSSRLFQDVREDKGLAYSVYSYHSSYEDSGMLTIYGGTGANQLQQLSETIQETLATLKRDGITSKELENSKEQMKGSLMLSLESTNSKMSRNGKNELLLGKHKTLDEIINELNAVNLERVNGLARQLFTDDYALALISPSGNMPS, encoded by the coding sequence TTGATTAAACGATATACGTGTCAAAATGGTGTAAGAGTTGTGCTGGAAAATAACCCGACAGTCCGTTCTGTTGCGATCGGTGTGTGGATCGGCACAGGTTCGCGGCACGAAACGCCGGAGATAAACGGAATTTCCCATTTTTTAGAGCATATGTTCTTTAAAGGGACGAGCACAAGATCTGCACGTGAGATAGCAGAATCTTTTGATCGTATTGGCGGTCAGGTCAATGCGTTTACTTCAAAGGAATATACCTGCTACTATGCAAAGGTGCTTGACGAGCATGCGAATTACGCGCTGGACGTATTAGCAGATATGTTCTTTCATTCAACGTTTGATGAAAACGAGCTGAAAAAAGAAAAAAATGTAGTATATGAAGAAATTAAAATGTACGAAGATGCGCCGGACGACATTGTGCATGATTTACTTAGCAAAGCAACTTACGGCAATCATTCTTTAGGCTACCCAATTCTTGGCACGGAAGAAACGCTTGCCACCTTCAACGGTGACTCTTTGAGACAATACATGCATGATTATTATACACCGGACCGAGTGGTGATTTCGGTAGCGGGCAATATATCTGACAGTTTTATCAAAGATGTGGAAAAATGGTTCGGGTCATACGAAGCGAAGGGTAAAGCGACAGGCCTTGAGAAACCAGAGTTCTACACGGAAAAACTGACAAGAAAAAAAGAAACAGAGCAGGCTCATTTGTGCCTTGGATTTAAAGGCCTTGAGGTTGGTCATGAACGCATTTATGATTTAATCGTTCTGAATAATGTGCTCGGTGGAAGCATGAGCAGCCGATTGTTCCAAGATGTCCGCGAAGATAAAGGGCTTGCTTATTCTGTTTACAGCTATCACAGCTCTTATGAGGACAGCGGAATGCTTACCATTTATGGCGGGACGGGTGCAAATCAGCTTCAGCAACTGTCAGAAACAATTCAAGAAACCCTTGCCACGTTAAAACGCGATGGCATTACTTCGAAAGAGCTGGAAAACAGCAAAGAGCAAATGAAGGGAAGCTTGATGCTAAGCTTAGAAAGCACAAACAGCAAAATGAGCCGAAACGGGAAAAATGAACTGCTGCTCGGCAAACATAAAACATTAGATGAGATCATCAATGAATTAAATGCCGTGAACCTAGAGCGTGTCAACGGTCTTGCCAGACAATTGTTTACTGATGACTATGCTCTGGCACTCATCAGCCCTTCTGGCAATATGCCGTCTTAA
- a CDS encoding YlmC/YmxH family sporulation protein, with protein sequence MRLSELSGKEIVDIKRAERLGVLGQTDLEINEQDGQITALLIPTVKWFGLRKQGHDIRVPWHHIQKIGSDMIILDVPEEMSPRED encoded by the coding sequence ATGCGGCTCAGTGAATTATCAGGAAAGGAAATTGTAGACATCAAAAGAGCTGAACGGCTGGGAGTGCTCGGCCAGACCGATTTAGAAATCAATGAACAGGATGGCCAGATTACAGCACTCCTCATCCCGACAGTTAAATGGTTTGGTTTGAGAAAACAGGGTCATGACATTCGTGTCCCCTGGCATCATATTCAAAAGATCGGATCGGATATGATCATATTAGATGTACCTGAGGAAATGTCTCCTCGAGAAGATTAA
- the dpaA gene encoding dipicolinic acid synthetase subunit A, translated as MLTGLKIAVIGGDARQLEIIRKLTEQQADIYLVGFDQLDHGFTGAVKCNIDEIPFQQIDSIILPVSATTGEGVVSTVFSNEEVVLKQDHLDKTPAHCVIFSGISNAYLENIAAQANRKLVKLFERDDIAIYNSIPTVEGTIMLAIQHTDYTIHGSQVAVLGLGRTGMTIARTFAALGANVKVGARSSAHLARITEMGLVPFHTDELKEHVKDIDICINTIPSMILNQTVLSSMTPKTLILDLASRPGGTDFKYAEKQGIKALLAPGLPGIVAPKTAGKILANVLSKLLAEIQAEEGK; from the coding sequence ATGTTAACCGGATTGAAAATTGCAGTTATCGGCGGTGACGCAAGACAGCTCGAAATTATAAGAAAGCTCACTGAACAGCAGGCTGACATCTATCTTGTCGGTTTTGACCAATTGGATCACGGTTTTACCGGAGCAGTAAAATGCAACATTGATGAAATTCCATTTCAGCAAATAGACAGCATCATTCTTCCAGTGTCTGCGACAACAGGAGAAGGTGTCGTATCAACTGTATTTTCGAATGAAGAGGTTGTGTTAAAACAGGACCATCTCGACAAAACGCCTGCACACTGTGTTATTTTCTCAGGAATTTCCAACGCCTATTTAGAAAACATTGCAGCTCAAGCAAACAGAAAACTTGTTAAGCTGTTTGAGCGGGATGACATTGCGATATATAATTCTATTCCGACAGTAGAAGGAACGATCATGCTGGCTATTCAGCACACGGATTATACGATACACGGATCTCAGGTGGCCGTTCTCGGTCTGGGACGCACCGGGATGACGATTGCACGTACATTTGCCGCCCTTGGGGCGAATGTAAAAGTGGGGGCAAGGAGTTCAGCGCATCTGGCACGTATCACTGAAATGGGGCTGGTTCCTTTTCACACCGATGAGCTGAAAGAGCATGTAAAAGATATAGATATTTGTATTAATACCATACCGAGTATGATTTTAAATCAAACGGTACTTTCTAGCATGACACCAAAAACCTTAATATTGGATCTGGCCTCACGCCCTGGGGGAACGGATTTTAAATATGCCGAAAAACAGGGGATTAAAGCACTTCTTGCCCCCGGCCTTCCAGGGATTGTCGCACCTAAAACAGCCGGGAAAATCCTCGCAAATGTCTTGAGCAAGCTTTTGGCGGAAATACAAGCTGAGGAGGGAAAATAA
- the dpaB gene encoding dipicolinate synthase subunit B: MSSLKGKRIGFGLTGSHCTYEAVFPQIEALVNEGAEVRPVVTFNVKSTNTRFGEGAEWVKKIEDLTGYEAIDSIVKAEPLGPKLPLDCMVIAPLTGNSMSKLANAMTDSPVLMAAKATIRNNRPVVLGISTNDALGLNGTNLMRLMSTKNIFFIPFGQDDPFKKPNSMVAKMDLLPQTIEKALMHQQLQPVLVENFQGND, translated from the coding sequence ATGTCGTCATTAAAAGGAAAAAGAATCGGGTTTGGTTTGACCGGATCGCATTGCACATATGAAGCGGTTTTCCCGCAAATTGAGGCGCTGGTCAACGAAGGGGCCGAAGTACGTCCGGTTGTCACATTTAACGTGAAATCCACAAATACCCGATTTGGAGAGGGAGCGGAATGGGTTAAAAAAATTGAGGATCTGACCGGATACGAGGCCATTGATTCAATTGTAAAGGCAGAGCCCCTTGGGCCGAAGCTGCCCCTTGACTGCATGGTCATTGCTCCTTTAACCGGCAATTCAATGAGCAAGCTGGCAAATGCCATGACGGACAGCCCGGTGCTGATGGCGGCAAAAGCGACAATCCGAAACAATCGCCCAGTCGTTCTTGGCATCTCGACAAATGATGCTCTCGGTTTAAACGGAACAAATTTAATGAGGCTCATGTCAACAAAAAATATCTTTTTTATTCCATTCGGGCAAGACGATCCATTCAAAAAACCGAATTCAATGGTAGCCAAAATGGATCTGCTTCCGCAAACCATTGAAAAGGCGCTTATGCATCAGCAGCTTCAGCCGGTTCTGGTTGAGAATTTTCAGGGAAATGACTAA
- the asd gene encoding aspartate-semialdehyde dehydrogenase, with product MGRGLHVAVVGATGAVGQQMLKTLEDRNFEMDTLTLLSSKRSAGTKVTFKGKELTVQEASPESFEGVNIALFSAGGSVSQALAPEAVKRGAIVIDNTSAFRMDENTPLVVPEVNEADLHEHNGIIANPNCSTIQMVAALEPIRKAYGLNKVIVSTYQAVSGAGNEAVKELYSQTQAILNQEEIEPEIMPVKGDKKHYQIAFNAIPQIDKFQDNGYTFEEMKMINETKKIMHMPDLQVAATCVRLPIQTGHSESVYIEVDRDDATVEDIKNLLKEAPGVTLQDDPSQQLYPMPADAVGKNDVFVGRIRKDLDRANGFHLWVVSDNLLKGAAWNSVQIAESLKKLNLV from the coding sequence ATGGGAAGAGGTTTACACGTAGCTGTTGTCGGAGCGACAGGAGCTGTAGGACAACAAATGCTTAAAACACTTGAAGACAGAAACTTTGAAATGGACACACTTACATTGTTATCTTCAAAACGCTCTGCGGGGACAAAAGTCACGTTTAAAGGCAAAGAGCTGACTGTTCAGGAAGCTTCTCCTGAGAGCTTTGAAGGGGTAAATATTGCTTTGTTCAGCGCCGGCGGAAGCGTATCACAAGCATTGGCACCAGAAGCTGTAAAACGCGGCGCTATTGTTATAGATAATACGAGTGCATTCCGTATGGATGAAAATACACCGCTTGTTGTGCCTGAAGTGAATGAGGCAGACTTACATGAACACAACGGCATCATTGCCAATCCTAACTGCTCTACAATCCAAATGGTAGCGGCTCTTGAACCGATCCGCAAAGCATACGGCTTAAATAAAGTCATCGTATCAACTTACCAGGCGGTATCAGGAGCGGGAAATGAAGCTGTAAAAGAGCTTTACAGCCAAACGCAGGCGATTTTAAATCAAGAAGAAATTGAGCCTGAGATCATGCCTGTAAAAGGTGACAAAAAACACTATCAAATCGCTTTCAACGCGATTCCGCAAATTGATAAATTCCAAGATAACGGTTATACGTTTGAGGAAATGAAAATGATAAATGAAACGAAAAAAATCATGCACATGCCTGACCTTCAAGTAGCGGCTACATGTGTGAGACTGCCAATTCAAACTGGGCACTCAGAGTCCGTCTACATCGAGGTAGACCGTGATGACGCTACTGTTGAGGATATTAAAAACCTATTAAAAGAAGCTCCAGGCGTGACACTTCAGGATGACCCAAGCCAACAGCTTTATCCGATGCCTGCTGATGCCGTCGGCAAAAACGATGTGTTTGTAGGCCGCATCCGCAAAGACTTGGACAGAGCAAACGGTTTTCATTTATGGGTTGTTTCTGATAACCTATTAAAAGGCGCGGCATGGAACTCTGTTCAAATTGCAGAAAGCCTGAAAAAACTAAACCTCGTATAA